From the Aphanothece sacrum FPU1 genome, the window TTTAGATAAAGATAAGGGATTAAAATAGCAAAAGATTGTGAAAATTTGAACTGTAAAGTTAATGTCTATTCCGTAGATTTAACTAATACTTCAGAACTGACAAAGACCTTAAATTTAATCAAACAAGAAACTCCCATTGTTGATGTTTTAATTAATAATGCAGGGTATGATCCAAGATATCCTTTATTAGAGATGTCTGAAGAAGAATGGAATCATTTATTTCAATTAAATGTTGTCCATTATTTTATTACTTGTCGTGAACTTTTACCTGATATGATTAAAGCCGGTGGTGGTAGTATTATTATGACAAGTTCTCATGTTTTTTGGATTGCTAAACCCGATATGATCGCCTATAACACTACAAAAGCAGCAGTCATTGTTTAGTTCGTAGTTTAGCAACAGCAGCAGGAAAACATCATATTCGTGTTAATGCAGTTGCTTCTGGTGTCACCCATTGTTCTAATTGTCTTTCTGTCATAATCCAACCAGGAGCAACTGCATTAACACGAATATGATGTTTTCCTGCTGCTGTTGCTAAACTACGAACTAAACCAATGACTGCTGCTTTTGTAGTGTTATAGGCGATCATATCGGGTTTAGCAATCCAAAAAACATGAGAACTTGTCATAATAATACTACCACCACCGGCTTTAATCATATCAGGTAAAAGTTCACGACAAGTAATAAAATAATGGACAACATTTAATTGAAATAAATGATTCCATTCTTCTTCAGACATCTCTAATAAAGGATATCTTGGATCATACCCTGCATTATTAATTAAAACATCAACAATGGGAGTTTC encodes:
- a CDS encoding SDR family NAD(P)-dependent oxidoreductase, giving the protein MAKDCENLNCKVNVYSVDLTNTSELTKTLNLIKQETPIVDVLINNAGYDPRYPLLEMSEEEWNHLFQLNVVHYFITCRELLPDMIKAGGGSIIMTSSHVFWIAKPDMIAYNTTKAAVIV
- a CDS encoding SDR family NAD(P)-dependent oxidoreductase, coding for MFPVYPDLKNKHVLITGGSNGIGEALTRTFAQQASEVTILDLDKDKGLKIAKDCENLNCKVNVYSVDLTNTSELTKTLNLIKQETPIVDVLINNAGYDPRYPLLEMSEEEWNHLFQLNVVHYFITCRELLPDMIKAGGGSIIMTSSHVFWIAKPDMIAYNTTKAAVIGLVRSLATAAGKHHIRVNAVAPGWIMTERQLEQWVTPEATALTRI